In one Lolium rigidum isolate FL_2022 chromosome 3, APGP_CSIRO_Lrig_0.1, whole genome shotgun sequence genomic region, the following are encoded:
- the LOC124696162 gene encoding uncharacterized protein LOC124696162 has protein sequence MCRRHLLLRLPPTASAAAARCPAPPESPPSNPHRRDTALLPGAALPATPLQPYLHAFLVGFPDVIHFMFSKVGSDLTMDATCRKLFSVFRRKVLCLLNQTTK, from the exons ATGTGCCGCCGCCACCTGCTGCTCCGGCTGCCGCCGACCgcatccgccgccgctgctcgctgCCCAGCTCCGCCCGAGTCTCCTCCCTCGAATCCCCACCGCCGCGACACAGCTCTGCTACCCGGAGCGGCGCTCCCTGCTACTCCTCTTCAGCCGTATCTGCATGCTTTCCTCGTCGGATTTCCAG ATGTGATTCACTTCATGTTCTCCAAGGTTGGCTCTGACTTAACCATGGATGCTACATGCAGAAAACTATTTTCAGTATTCAG GAGAAAGGTCCTCTGTTTACTAAATCAGACAACAAAGTGA
- the LOC124696164 gene encoding uncharacterized protein LOC124696164: MEAIGWIAAPIISELFKECSNYLKFDATKKLRQLGPKVILLERAIEIFEKIPNRARLEQLFVDLKIALYEAEDILDDVEYHCLEKKIQDGKFKCNGGASPRKRDWVMNKVRSASPSSPSENKVMVKYDGGVSQRKRDWLKNKVQSASMSSLLKNKETGMPKNNLKASLEKIEEIINSAYEFLERLDLPSLSDGNGIQPVPANSAVAATTSIPPKVVIGRDKDCDKIIAMFHENKGVVNTNNDLCYTVIGIHGIGGSGKSTLAQLVCDREKKNDHFELIMWVHVSQSFTVSAILEEIVEAATRSSCPQLNNLSTLHDKLAEVLYGKRFLLVLDDIWYNGEDARKREELQQILSPLKAGRAGSKILVTSRTKGALSVLGAAEPRCIPISDLDNDVFLDLLMHYALEGTNIDVYARRRLKDIGTDIAKKLNASPLLARTVGGRLGRRPNAEFWSTVKNGKLLDGTISAALLWSYHHLDQQARRCFAYCSIFPRRHRLYRDELVNLWVAEGFVRSTNEGEEMEDVARGYFDELASNSFFQPGGMDYSDKEYYVVHDLLHDLAEKVSGSDCFRIENGSRWIIDLWRGKDPRGEGWRGDIPQDVRHLFVQNYDQDLIIEKILLLKNLRTLIIYAVRGSVQVKEEVIDSIFKKLPKLRVLAIALSQERHALVKNQDELSVPESISQLRHLRYLAFRTSTRCRVILPSTVTKLYHIQLLDFGRCEKMEFVGGDLINLRHLFSCPKVNRSISNISRLTSLQTVPFFTVRKEHGYEISQLRDLNKLHGKLCINGLENVKSKAEALEANLASKEQLTMLMLDWESNLDREDATDCNPEVQAEVLEGLCPPVGLETLEICHYNGSWYPNWMVSKQNSGPWYLQELWFDGCSQLRSAPVLVAFVHLGSLRVWNCSWDALPGNMEHLASLKKLEIYKCLNILSLPTLPQCLEEFKLVECNGEFMESCQKVGHPNWKKIEHIPMKRWKFVLSPNLQKKQLLMADPVTVLGIGIKAVGWVISPIISELFKKCSNYLNFDTSEKLRQLEPKVVLLERVMEVFEKIPDRIRMVQLFEDLKSAFYEAEDILDDFEYHCLEKKVRDDKFKSDGSVSTKFAKVVLDTFDFLVIVCQAAPANSGCAVTTAAPPPIVFGRDKDCDRIIAMLHEKEGEGEPNSNNGLCYSVVGIHGIGGSGKSTLAQLVCAREKKDSREKMYSHFNLVMWVHVSQSFSVGAIFKEIFEAATGNSCPQLNNLNTLHGKLEEKLQGKRFLLVLDDVWCNIRDERKQEDLRQLLSPLKAGEAGSKILVTSRTEDALLVMGATKPSCVAISDLDDNVFVHMLMHYALEGTIVDDHVRGRLAAIGADIAKKLRLSPLAARIVGGRLGKRPTAEFWTTVKNGKLVDGTMGTLWWSYQHLDEQARRCFAYCSIFPRRHHLIRDELVNLWVAEGFIRSTNEGEEMEDVCRGYFDELVSTSFLQPGGKDFYNDKDYYLVHDLLHDLAEIVAGSDCFRIENVSIQRELWRGKGQKRDGGIGDVPQDVRHLFVQNYDGELITEKICKLENLRTLIIYTVRAGTTVEKKVTESIFKRLRKLRVLAIALNREDDALIKEPDMLSVPESINQLKHLRYLALRTNMSCRVTLPDTLTKLYHMQLLDFGQCKKMVFPSAELINLRHVFCSIVLDFPYIGRLISLQTIPNFTVWNIQGYTIKQLTDLNKLGGSLEIRHLENVKSKIEALEANLAAKERLTHLSLGWGVGARRRNLKAEAEVFEGLCPPMWLESLYIYNYRGLTYPNWMVGKQNGGPKDLHRLQLHGWSQLGPGPVLEAFTQLCSLTVWNCSWNALPGNMDHLTSLKALMICECLNICSLPILPQSLEEFTLKWCSDEFMRTCETAGHPNWQKIEDIPKQKIIFPEGNTVFPFDAVFPILDLYTVAWLLRSSCSR, from the exons CGCCACGAAGAAGCTGCGGCAACTTGGGCCAAAAGTAATACTGCTTGAGCGGGCAATAGAGATATTTGAGAAGATCCCCAACAGGGCTCGTTTGGAGCAACTGTTTGTGGATCTTAAAATTGCGTTATATGAAGCTGAAGATATCTTGGATGATGTTGAGTATCACTGCCTCGAGAAGAAGATCCAAGATGGCAAGTTCAAGTGCAACGGTGGTGCATCCCCACGTAAGAGGGATTGGGTGATGAACAAGGTCCGGTCTGCCTCACCGAGCTCCCCTTCGGAAAATAAGGTCATGGTCAAGTACGATGGTGGTGTATCTCAACGTAAAAGGGATTGGCTGAAGAATAAGGTCCAATCTGCCTCGATGAGCTCCCTGTTGAAAAATAAG GAGACTGGTATGCCAAAAAATAATTTGAAGGCTAGTCTAGAGAAGATAGAAGAAATTATTAATAGTGCATATGAATTTTTGGAACGGCTAGACTTGCCGAGCTTAAGTGATGGCAATGGAATCCAACCTGTTCCTGCCAATTCAGCAGTTGCTGCTACTACTTCGATTCCACCGAAGGTTGTAATCGGACGAGATAAAGATTGTGACAAGATCATAGCAATGTTTCATGAGAACAAGGGTGTAGTAAACACCAACAATGATCTATGTTATACTGTAATTGGCATTCATGGCATCGGTGGGTCTGGGAAATCAACCCTAGCACAGTTAGTCTGTGACCGTGAAAAAAAGAATGACCATTTTGAACTCATTATGTGGGTTCATGTTTCTCAGAGTTTTACCGTGAGTGCCATTTTGGAGGAAATAGTTGAGGCAGCTACAAGGAGTTCATGCCCTCAACTCAATAATCTTAGCACCCTACATGATAAGTTGGCGGAAGTACTGTATGGAAAAAGGTTTCTCTTGGTTCTAGATGATATCTGGTACAATGGTGAAGATGCCAGGAAGCGGGAGGAACTGCAACAAATACTTTCTCCGCTAAAGGCTGGCAGGGCAGGAAGCAAGATCCTTGTGACCAGTCGAACTAAAGGTGCATTGTCTGTTTTGGGTGCTGCAGAACCGAGATGTATTCCTATATCTGACCTGGATAACGATGTCTTTCTTGATTTGTTGATGCATTATGCACTCGAAGGCACAAATATAGATGTTTATGCTCGACGAAGACTCAAAGATATTGGAACTGACATTGCAAAAAAACTGAATGCATCACCTCTATTAGCCAGAACAGTAGGAGGAAGGCTAGGTAGGAGGCCTAATGCTGAGTTTTGGTCAACAGTTAAAAATGGGAAGCTTCTGGATGGAACCATTAGTGCTGCTCTGTTGTGGAGCTACCATCATCTTGATCAGCAGGCTAGGCGATGTTTTGCCTACTGCAGCATTTTTCCCAGAAGACATCGATTGTACCGTGATGAATTGGTTAACTTGTGGGTGGCAGAAGGGTTTGTAAGGAGTACTAATGAAGGGGAGGAAATGGAAGATGTTGCTCGGGGATACTTTGATGAACTAGCATCAAACTCATTTTTTCAACCAGGAGGCATGGACTACAGCGACAAGGAATACTATGTAGTTCATGATCTTCTACATGATTTAGCAGAGAAGGTCTCTGGAAGTGATTGTTTTAGAATTGAGAATGGCTCAAGATGGATTATAGACCTCTGGAGAGGTAAAGACCCAAGAGGAGAAGGCTGGAGAGGAGATATTCCTCAAGATGTTCGCCATCTTTTTGTTCAAAACTATGATCAAGATTTGATAATTGAGAAGATCCTTCTGCTGAAAAATTTACGCACACTCATCATTTATGCTGTTCGAGGGTCTGTACAAGTTAAGGAAGAAGTCATTGATAGTATATTCAAGAAGCTGCCAAAATTGCGGGTACTGGCCATAGCTTTGAGCCAGGAACGCCATGCATTAGTTAAAAACCAAGATGAGTTATCAGTCCCAGAATCTATTAGTCAGTTAAGGCATCTGCGCTATCTTGCTTTCCGGACAAGCACGAGATGCAGGGTAATATTACCAAGCACAGTAACCAAGCTTTACCATATCCAGCTGCTAGATTTTGGCCGGTGTGAAAAAATGGAATTTGTCGGTGGTGATCTTATCAATTTGCGGCATTTATTTAGCTGCCCCAAAGTGAATAGGAGTATTTCAAACATTAGCAGGCTAACCTCACTCCAAACAGTACCATTCTTCACAGTAAGGAAGGAACATGGGTACGAGATAAGCCAGCTAAGGGACCTAAATAAGCTCCATGGCAAACTGTGCATTAATGGTCTTGAAAATGTTAAAAGCAAGGCGGAAGCTCTTGAAGCTAATCTAGCCTCCAAGGAACAGCTGACAATGCTGATGCTGGACTGGGAGAGTAACTTGGACCGGGAAGATGCCACAGACTGCAATCCAGAAGTCCAAGCAGAGGTACTTGAGGGCCTTTGTCCTCCTGTGGGACTTGAAACACTGGAAATATGTCACTATAATGGTTCGTGGTACCCAAATTGGATGGTGAGTAAGCAGAACAGCGGCCCATGGTACCTGCAAGAACTTTGGTTTGATGGATGTAGCCAACTAAGATCAGCTCCTGTCCTTGTGGCTTTCGTTCATCTTGGTTCCCTCAGGGTCTGGAACTGCAGCTGGGACGCCTTACCAGGCAACATGGAGCACCTCGCATCGCTCAAGAAGCTAGAGATCTATAAATGCTTGAATATATTGTCGCTTCCAACACTGCCCCAGTGTCTTGAGGAGTTTAAACTCGTTGAATGCAACGGTGAGTTCATGGAGTCCTGTCAGAAAGTCGGGCATCCAAACTGGAAAAAGATTGAGCACATTCCCATGAAGAGGTGGAAATTCGT GTTAAGCCCTAACCTCCAGAAAAAACAGCTTCTAATGGCGGATCCAGTGACTGTGCTAGGAATAGGCATCAAAGCCGTAGGGTGGGTCATATCGCCCATCATCTCTGAGCTTTTCAAGAAATGCTCCAACTATCTCAATTTTGACACGTCCGAGAAGCTGCGGCAACTTGAGCCAAAAGTTGTACTGCTTGAGCGGGTAATGGAAGTATTTGAGAAGATCCCCGACAGAATTCGTATGGTGCAGCTGTTTGAGGATCTTAAGTCTGCTTTCTATGAAGCCGAAGATATCCTGGATGATTTTGAGTATCACTGTCTCGAGAAGAAGGTCAGAGATGACAAGTTCAAGTCAGACGGCAGCGTCTCT ACAAAGTTTGCCAAGGTAGTGTTAGACACCTTTGATTTCCTGGTTATTGTTTG CCAAGCTGCTCCTGCCAATTCAGGATGTGCAGTCACTACTGCGGCACCTCCACCAATAGTATTTGGCCGTGATAAAGATTGTGACAGGATCATAGCAATGCTTCACGAGAAGGAAGGTGAGGGTGAACCAAACTCCAATAATGGTCTATGTTATTCTGTAGTTGGCATTCACGGCATTGGTGGGTCTGGGAAATCAACCCTTGCACAGTTAGTTTGCGCCCGTGAGAAAAAGGATAGCCGAGAGAAAATGTACAGCCATTTCAATCTTGTTATGTGGGTTCATGTTTCTCAGAGTTTTAGCGTTGGTGCCATTTtcaaagaaatatttgaggcggcTACAGGTAATTCGTGCCCTCAACTCAATAATCTTAACACGCTACATGGTAAGCTGGAGGAGAAACTGCAAGGAAAACGGTTTCTCTTGGTACTAGATGATGTCTGGTGTAATATTAGGGATGAGAGGAAGCAGGAGGACCTGCGGCAGTTACTTTCTCCGCTGAAGGCTGGAGAGGCAGGAAGCAAGATCCTGGTGACTAGTCGAACTGAAGATGCATTATTAGTCATGGGTGCTACAAAACCAAGTTGTGTTGCCATATCTGACCTGGATGACAATGTCTTCGTTCATATGTTAATGCATTATGCACTAGAAGGCACAATTGTGGATGATCATGTTCGAGGAAGACTTGCAGCGATTGGTGCTGACATTGCGAAAAAGCTGAGGTTGTCACCTCTAGCGGCGAGAATAGTGGGAGGACGGCTAGGTAAGAGACCTACTGCTGAGTTTTGGACAACAGTTAAAAACGGGAAGCTTGTGGATGGTACCATGGGAACTCTGTGGTGGAGCTACCAGCATCTTGATGAGCAGGCTAGGCGATGCTTTGCTTATTGTAGCATTTTTCCCAGAAGACATCATTTGATACGCGATGAGTTAGTTAACTTGTGGGTGGCAGAAGGATTTATAAGAAGTACTAATGAAGGGGAGGAAATGGAAGATGTTTGCCGTGGATACTTTGATGAACTAGTGTCAACCTCATTCCTGCAACCAGGAGGCAAAGACTTCTACAATGACAAGGACTACTATTTAGTTCATGATCTGCTGCATGATTTAGCAGAAATTGTTGCTGGAAGTGATTGCTTTCGAATTGAAAATGTCTCGATCCAGAGAGAACTCTGGAGGGGAAAAGGCCAGAAAAGAGACGGCGGGATAGGAGATGTTCCTCAAGATGTTCGCCATCTTTTTGTTCAGAATTATGACGGAGAGTTGATTACTGAGAAGATTTGTAAATTGGAAAATTTACGCACTCTCATCATTTATACTGTTCGAGCTGGTACAACAGTTGAGAAAAAGGTAACTGAAAGCATATTCAAAAGGCTGCGGAAATTGCGGGTACTAGCTATAGCTTTGAATCGGGAAGATGATGCATTAATCAAGGAACCTGATATGTTATCAGTCCCAGAATCTATTAATCAGTTAAAGCATCTACGCTATCTTGCTTTACGGACAAACATGTCATGCAGGGTAACTTTACCAGACACTCTAACCAAGCTTTACCATATGCAGTTGCTAGATTTTGGTCAGTGCAAAAAAATGGTATTTCCCTCTGCTGAACTTATCAATTTGCGGCATGTATTCTGCTCGATAGTTCTGGACTTTCCTTACATAGGCAGGCTGATCTCACTCCAAACCATACCAAACTTCACTGTGTGGAATATACAAGGATATACGATAAAACAGCTGACGGACCTAAACAAGCTTGGCGGCAGCTTGGAGATCCGGCATCTTGAAAATGTTAAGAGCAAGATTGAAGCTCTCGAAGCCAATCTAGCTGCAAAAGAACGACTCACACATCTCTCACTTGGTTGGGGTGTTGGTGCAAGGCGCCGTAATCTAAAAGCTGAAGCAGAGGTATTCGAGGGCCTTTGTCCTCCCATGTGGCTTGAATCACTGTACATCTATAACTACCGTGGTTTGACGTACCCAAACTGGATGGTGGGTAAGCAGAATGGCGGCCCGAAGGACCTGCATCGGCTTCAGCTCCATGGCTGGAGTCAACTGGGACCTGGTCCTGTACTTGAGGCTTTCACTCAACTTTGTTCGCTCACAGTTTGGAACTGCAGCTGGAACGCTTTACCCGGCAATATGGACCACCTCACTTCGCTCAAGGCTCTGATGATCTGCGAATGTTTGAATATTTGCTCGCTTCCAATTCTGCCCCAGTCTCTTGAGGAGTTTACGCTCAAGTGGTGCAGTGATGAGTTTATGAGGACTTGTGAAACAGCTGGACATCCAAATTGGCAAAAGATTGAGGATATTCCCaagcaaaaaattatatttccagAAGGTAACACCGTATTTCCATTTGATGCCGTCTTTCCCATTCTGGACTTGTACACCGTTGCATGG cttctAAGAAGCAGTTGTAGCCGTTGA